The genomic DNA GATATGTTCTGGTGTCGCAGCATGATATGGAACTGGCCGATCGGTGGTTTGCGAAACATGGAGAGGCGGCGGTGTTGATCGGCCGTCTACTGCCCGTAGTTCGAACGTTCATCTCTCTCCCGGCGGGGATTGCGCGCATGGACGTCAAGAAGTTCGTGCTCTATTCATTTGTCGGAGCGCTTCCCTTCTGTTATGCGTTGGCCTATGTGGGCTTGAAGATGGGGGAGCACTGGAATCAATTACGTCAGTATTTCCATCACGCGGATCTGGTGATCGGGTTGTGTCTTGCCGTGGGCCTCGGGTATTTTCTCTGGTCCCACTGGCCGAAGCGTCGTCCGTCTATGGAGTAATTGCGCGTTATGTTGCGTGTCCACAATACCCTGACCGGAAGCAAAGAGCCGTTTGAACCCTTGGTGCCCGGCAAGGTCCGCAT from Nitrospira sp. ND1 includes the following:
- a CDS encoding DedA family protein, translating into MIEWLIEVLGRFVIATISTFGYTGIVITMAIESACIPLPSEIIMPFSGYLVSTGQFSMMGVTLAGAIGNVLGSLVAYYVGVWGGRPFVERYGRYVLVSQHDMELADRWFAKHGEAAVLIGRLLPVVRTFISLPAGIARMDVKKFVLYSFVGALPFCYALAYVGLKMGEHWNQLRQYFHHADLVIGLCLAVGLGYFLWSHWPKRRPSME